In Argopecten irradians isolate NY chromosome 11, Ai_NY, whole genome shotgun sequence, one DNA window encodes the following:
- the LOC138334642 gene encoding major facilitator superfamily domain-containing protein 10-like, whose amino-acid sequence MQQGKMFFFIGTVMALVQGGYVRRIQSGKQLRIATIGMSLLIPAFVIMAFAHSAVLMYLALMLFAFASATVVPCLTTLISEYGGSDQKGVILGVFRSLGALARAIGPVVSSVVYWSCGDKNFNEILHKTSKALGQSQIVNYMAPTPQGAVGGTKRYLMEPSALLRLKGL is encoded by the exons ATGCAACAAGggaaaatgtttttctttataGGAACTGTAATGGCTTTAGTTCAAG GTGGTTATGTACGGAGAATTCAGTCTGGAAAACAGCTGAGAATTGCCACTATT GGGATGTCCCTGCTGATACCAGCGTTTGTGATAATGGCGTTTGCTCACTCTGCCGTCCTCATGTATCTGGCTCTCATGCTTTTTGCGTTTG CCTCTGCCACAGTGGTGCCTTGTTTGACGACCCTTATTTCAGAGTATGGAGGAAGTGATCAGAAAGGAGTTATTTTGGGAGTGTTTAGATCCCTAGGGGCTCTCGCTCGCGCCATTGGACCTGTTGTCTCATCTGTGG TATACTGGAGCTGTGGTGACaagaatttcaatgaaattttgcacaaaactTCTAAGGCATTAGGCCAAtcacaaattgtgaattatatggccccaaccccccagggggctgtgggagggaccAAAAGGT atttgatggaaccaagtGCTCTTCTTAGACTGAAAGGTCTTTAG